One region of Carya illinoinensis cultivar Pawnee chromosome 8, C.illinoinensisPawnee_v1, whole genome shotgun sequence genomic DNA includes:
- the LOC122319410 gene encoding LOW QUALITY PROTEIN: trihelix transcription factor GTL2-like (The sequence of the model RefSeq protein was modified relative to this genomic sequence to represent the inferred CDS: inserted 2 bases in 1 codon) produces the protein MWVGGGKEEKETQANTHMFDGAPDHQFHQLXIASRTTLPLSPSFPVLHAFSSPNIFPSYDHYDPSLSLQPNLLHPLHQQSSTHKDHHEEKQENNLVSMNLDTDQRQRSLPDPIESWANEEVLALLRIRSGMENWFPEFTWEHVSRKLAEVGFKRSPSKCKEKFEEEIRYFNDNINYNKSYRFLSELEELYQGHDHQNPRVGAGKNQRILEKPTGGEDNSLGQSNLEVDSRDGTVGNKIFEDSHENVQGKPKRKKRKRRKKFEMLKGLCEKIVIKIMAQQEEMHNKLLEDLVKRDEEKVAKEEGWKKQAMDRMNKELEIMANEQAIAAVRQATIIEYLKQLTSSSLGSHCVEERVVVVHDSLKVTTSLNSYPSSSSCSLIQAPNPNHSSLSTQVNSFTPTSITKTLSHQNTSPALSPNTPDVPTSSSLPMASQHPNSINTQKNPLTPISTWTQKVSQDSITNVKDNLGKRWPRDEVLALINLRCSTQYNNSNGGGDQDKEGIAKAPPLWERISQGMLELGYKRSAKRCKEKWENINKYFKKTKDVNKKRSLDSRTCPYFHQLSTLYSQGTQVATPSEGPDQNRLTT, from the exons ATGTGGGTAGGAGGAGgtaaagaagagaaagaaacacAAGCAAACACACATATGTTTGATGGAGCACCAGATCACCAGTTCCACCAGTT GATAGCGTCAAGAACCACTCTCCCTCTTTCTCCCTCATTTCCAGTACTCCATGCCTTTTCATCCCCTAATATTTTCCCTTCCTATGATCATTATGATCCTTCTCTTTCCCTCCAACCAAACCTTTTGCACCCATTGCACCAGCAATCTTCCACCCACAAAGATCATCATgaagagaaacaagaaaataactTGGTGTCCATGAATTTAGACACTGATCAAAGACAGAGATCATTACCAGACCCAATCGAATCATGGGCTAACGAAGAAGTTCTTGCACTGTTGAGAATCAGATCTGGCATGGAAAATTGGTTCCCGGAGTTCACTTGGGAACATGTCTCAAG GAAGTTAGCAGAGGTTGGGTTCAAGAGAAGTCCTTCGAAATGCAAGGAGAAGTTTGAAGAGGAAATTAGATATTTCAATGACAACATAAACTACAACAAAAGCTACAGATTTCTCAGTGAGCTTGAGGAGCTATATCAAGGTCATGATCACCAAAACCCACGGGTTGGGGCCGGAAAGAATCAAAGGATATTGGAAAAGCCAACTGGAGGAGAAGACAACAGCTTGGGGCAGAGTAATTTGGAAGTGGATTCAAGAGATGGAACAGTTGGAAACAAGATATTTGAGGATAGTCATGAGAATGTTCAGGGAAAACCAAAgcgaaaaaagagaaaaaggaggaAGAAGTTTGAGATGCTCAAGGGTTTATGTGAGAAAATTGTGATCAAGATAATGGCTCAGCAAGAGGAGATGCATAACAAGCTTCTTGAAGATCTGGTGAAGAGAGATGAAGAGAAGGTTGCCAAAGAAGAAGGTTGGAAGAAACAAGCGATGGATAGGATGAATAAAGAGCTTGAAATTATGGCAAATGAACAGGCTATCGCAGCCGTTAGACAGGCAACAATCATTGAGTACTTGAAGCAACTCACATCGAGTTCTTTAGGAAGCCATTGCGTTGAAGAGAGAGTAGTAGTTGTACATGATTCCCTCAAGGTAACAACGAGTTTAAATTCATATCCTTCCAGTTCTTCATGTTCCTTAATTCAAGCACCAAACCCTAATCATAGCTCCCTTTCAACCCAAGTGAACTCGTTCACACCCACTTCCATAACCAAAACCCTATCTCATCAAAACACTAGTCCAGCTCTTTCCCCAAACACTCCAGATGTACCCACTTCATCTTCTCTTCCCATGGCGTCCCAACACCCTAATTCTATAAACACCCAAAAAAACCCACTTACACCCATTTCAACTTGGACACAGAAGGTCTCCCAAGACTCCATAACCAATGTCAAAGATAACCTTGGAAAGAGATGGCCAAGAGACGAAGTTTTGGCACTTATAAACCTGAGGTGCAGTACTCAGTACAATAATAGCAATGGTGGTGGTGATCAGGACAAGGAAGGAATTGCCAAGGCTCCTCCTCTATGGGAGAGAATCTCACAAGGGATGCTGGAGTTGGGTTACAAGAGGAGTGCAAAGAGGTGCAAAGAGAAATGGGAGAACATAAATAAGTATTTCAAGAAAACCAAGGATGTTAACAAAAAGAGGTCCCTTGACTCTAGGACATGCCCTTATTTTCATCAATTGAGCACCTTGTACAGTCAAGGAACACAAGTTGCAACACCTTCAGAGGGGCCTGATCAAAACCGCTTGACTACTTAA